The following proteins are encoded in a genomic region of Halodesulfovibrio sp.:
- a CDS encoding ABC transporter permease, giving the protein MRRILYRICKKIGMTMLILLGITVISFWVIHLAPGSPTDLQTTLNPQVGAATRARLERLYGLDQPVHVQYYRWVKRIVQFDFGKSMSGDHRPVWDKIKERMPLTIGMNVTSLILTLLFAVPIGVGAAYYQGRWFDKASTVFVFIGFAMPGFWLALLLMLYFGIYLQWLPISGLTSLDYDKLSFWGKAGDLAQHLAMPIFIYTFGSLAGMSRFMRSSMLEVLRQDFILTAKAKGLPLHTVIYKHALRNALLPVITILGLSVPSLIGGSVIIESIFALPGLGQLFYTSVLARDYPMIMGNLVLGAVLTLAGNMLADVCYGLADPRIRNTGGSA; this is encoded by the coding sequence ATGCGCCGCATCTTATACAGAATCTGTAAGAAAATCGGCATGACCATGCTGATTCTTCTTGGCATTACAGTCATCAGTTTTTGGGTTATCCACCTTGCTCCCGGCTCTCCTACCGATTTGCAAACAACGTTAAACCCACAGGTGGGTGCGGCAACCCGTGCCCGTCTTGAGCGTTTGTATGGTCTGGATCAGCCAGTGCATGTTCAATACTACCGATGGGTCAAACGCATTGTGCAGTTTGACTTTGGGAAATCTATGTCTGGGGATCATCGTCCGGTCTGGGATAAAATTAAGGAGCGAATGCCGCTGACTATCGGCATGAACGTCACCTCACTTATCCTGACACTGCTCTTTGCAGTTCCTATTGGTGTAGGCGCTGCATACTATCAAGGGCGATGGTTTGATAAAGCAAGCACGGTCTTTGTTTTCATTGGCTTTGCCATGCCCGGCTTTTGGCTTGCACTTCTACTGATGCTTTATTTCGGTATTTACCTGCAATGGCTGCCTATATCCGGACTCACCTCACTGGATTACGACAAATTATCCTTTTGGGGGAAAGCCGGAGATTTGGCACAGCATTTAGCTATGCCTATTTTTATATATACGTTCGGCAGCCTTGCAGGCATGTCCCGCTTTATGCGTTCTTCCATGCTGGAAGTCTTGCGACAAGACTTTATTCTTACAGCCAAAGCAAAGGGACTTCCTTTACATACCGTTATTTATAAACATGCACTTCGCAATGCCCTGCTTCCAGTTATCACTATCCTCGGTCTTTCTGTTCCGAGCCTAATTGGTGGTTCCGTTATTATTGAGTCCATTTTTGCTTTGCCGGGACTGGGGCAACTCTTTTATACATCTGTTCTGGCAAGAGATTATCCTATGATAATGGGGAACCTTGTACTCGGTGCTGTGCTCACCCTTGCAGGAAATATGCTTGCTGACGTGTGCTACGGTCTTGCTGATCCACGCATACGGAATACAGGGGGTAGTGCATAA
- a CDS encoding ABC transporter permease, whose translation MLSITSRAFWDKYGMLFIGLVIVGVMTFAAILSPIISPFDPDMLNLDYILQPPSWAHPMGTDALGRDIFSRMLHGARISLWVGFVAVGISISIGLVLGLIAGYFRGWVDETIMRLVDVMLCFPSFFLILSVIAFLEPSLVNIMIVIGLTSWMGVARLVRAETLSLRERDFIAASRLAGASSTRIIAHHILPNALAPVLVSATLGVAGAILTESALSFLGLGVQPPTASWGNMLLEGKQVLEIAPWLSIFPGCAILITVLGYNLLGESLRDLFDPRLKQ comes from the coding sequence ATGCTTTCTATTACCTCCCGTGCTTTCTGGGATAAATACGGCATGCTGTTCATCGGTCTTGTAATTGTAGGGGTTATGACCTTCGCCGCTATACTTTCACCGATCATCTCACCATTTGATCCAGACATGCTCAATTTAGACTACATATTGCAGCCACCTTCTTGGGCACATCCTATGGGAACCGATGCATTAGGACGCGATATTTTCTCTCGCATGCTCCACGGTGCTCGTATTTCTCTTTGGGTCGGTTTTGTCGCTGTCGGTATTTCCATATCAATTGGACTTGTGCTCGGATTAATTGCCGGATACTTTCGCGGCTGGGTAGATGAAACCATTATGCGACTCGTGGATGTCATGCTGTGCTTCCCTTCTTTCTTTCTCATTCTCTCTGTTATCGCATTCCTTGAGCCAAGCTTGGTTAATATAATGATAGTGATCGGTCTTACTTCATGGATGGGCGTAGCTCGTCTTGTCCGTGCAGAGACTCTGAGCCTTCGAGAAAGAGATTTTATTGCAGCATCGCGTCTTGCTGGAGCTTCCTCAACACGCATCATTGCTCACCACATTTTACCGAATGCTCTGGCACCAGTTCTTGTTTCTGCCACACTTGGTGTAGCTGGTGCAATTCTCACAGAATCTGCACTCAGCTTCCTTGGTCTTGGTGTGCAACCCCCCACTGCAAGTTGGGGCAATATGCTGCTAGAAGGAAAACAAGTACTGGAAATAGCACCTTGGCTTTCTATTTTTCCCGGTTGTGCAATACTTATCACCGTGCTCGGGTACAATCTGCTTGGTGAAAGCTTACGCGATCTGTTTGATCCACGCTTGAAGCAGTAA
- a CDS encoding AAA family ATPase — protein sequence MLELLRIRHLALIDDVELEFSEKMNVLTGETGAGKSFILKALNFLTGEKMRADLVRAGEEKAQVEALFIIDGEEYIIRRELVAATGRSRLYINDKLSSQETIRALKPKLLVHTSQHGQQQLLQSSFQEKLLNDYIQRPDLLEERSSVLKTLRDIAAKQVELRERARTLEDKRDFLEFQQKEIAKVAPEAGEEEELEAKKQETREQGLVQEAVEHALGLFYTDNGALTEIMSRLENSLDAVCRYLPEYLPDTERVLEFRHTLTEIETRLRNQPMNRPDEDSIEEIESRLYELAQLKRKLNRSLDEIVNMQEEIEENLTFLDTCKLDLILLEKQEDEARGTLQEILEQINKLRETQGSELCRAIENELKTLGFSEHVHVEFEFTPTEIYSECFEHKARLIWVPNPGQSPQPLDKIASGGELSRFLLAVVGLMNKDETPTLIFDEVDAGIGGITLNYVADALTKLAAGQQMLLITHWPQLAARAEKHFLVCKDVRGSETFTSCDALSPTGIRNEYERMAGGGQQGEALARELLGTG from the coding sequence ATGCTCGAACTTCTCCGAATCCGTCATTTGGCGTTAATTGACGATGTGGAACTTGAGTTTTCCGAAAAGATGAATGTGCTTACGGGCGAAACAGGTGCTGGTAAGAGTTTCATCCTCAAGGCGCTGAATTTTCTTACTGGCGAAAAGATGCGTGCAGACTTAGTGCGTGCAGGGGAAGAAAAGGCACAAGTTGAAGCTCTTTTCATAATTGATGGTGAAGAATATATCATTCGCAGAGAGCTAGTTGCAGCTACTGGAAGAAGTCGTCTCTATATTAATGATAAGTTAAGCTCTCAGGAAACAATACGAGCGCTTAAACCTAAATTGCTTGTTCACACCAGCCAGCACGGGCAACAACAACTTCTTCAATCTTCTTTTCAAGAAAAACTGTTGAATGACTACATCCAACGACCAGATTTACTTGAAGAACGCAGCAGCGTTTTAAAAACATTACGCGACATTGCGGCAAAGCAAGTGGAGTTGCGTGAACGCGCACGAACCCTTGAAGACAAGCGAGATTTTCTAGAATTTCAGCAAAAAGAAATTGCTAAAGTCGCTCCCGAAGCAGGTGAAGAAGAAGAACTGGAAGCCAAAAAACAAGAAACTCGTGAACAAGGACTTGTTCAAGAAGCAGTTGAGCATGCATTGGGGCTTTTTTATACCGACAATGGTGCGCTGACAGAAATCATGAGCAGGCTTGAAAACAGTCTTGATGCGGTTTGCCGTTACCTTCCAGAGTATCTTCCAGACACAGAGCGTGTTTTAGAGTTCCGACATACTCTTACAGAAATTGAAACACGCTTGCGTAATCAGCCTATGAACAGACCTGATGAAGATTCGATTGAAGAGATTGAATCTCGCCTGTACGAGCTGGCACAATTGAAACGCAAGTTGAACCGATCTCTTGATGAAATAGTAAACATGCAGGAAGAGATCGAAGAAAATCTCACTTTCTTGGACACCTGTAAACTTGACCTTATTCTTCTTGAAAAACAGGAAGATGAAGCTCGCGGTACCCTTCAAGAAATTCTGGAACAAATCAACAAGCTACGCGAAACACAAGGTAGCGAATTATGCCGTGCTATTGAAAACGAATTAAAAACACTCGGTTTTTCAGAGCATGTCCATGTTGAATTTGAATTTACACCTACAGAAATTTATTCAGAATGCTTTGAGCATAAAGCACGATTAATATGGGTTCCAAACCCCGGACAATCTCCGCAGCCTTTAGACAAAATTGCCTCCGGCGGCGAGCTTTCCCGTTTTCTCCTTGCTGTCGTAGGGTTGATGAATAAGGACGAAACACCGACACTGATTTTTGACGAAGTTGACGCAGGCATAGGCGGGATTACGCTCAATTACGTTGCTGATGCACTCACCAAGCTGGCAGCAGGACAGCAGATGCTTTTGATTACTCACTGGCCACAGCTGGCAGCGCGAGCGGAAAAGCATTTTCTCGTATGTAAGGATGTTCGCGGTAGTGAAACATTCACCAGTTGCGATGCCCTCTCACCTACAGGCATCCGCAACGAGTACGAGCGCATGGCTGGCGGTGGTCAGCAAGGGGAAGCGCTCGCAAGGGAATTGCTCGGCACAGGATAG